A genomic segment from Pediococcus acidilactici encodes:
- the agaC gene encoding PTS galactosamine transporter subunit IIC, with product MSVTLTQGILIAIWAMISGLDAWLQAFFIFRPIIVCTITGLILGDLQLGVIAGGLTELAFAGLTPAGGTQPPNTVLCGIMTVVIAATNNTNPTTAIGLSLPFAMLMQYILLFFYSSFSLFMSKFDQYAAEGNARDFKRLNFIPLTIVIVSFGVVAFLSAYAAQTPMHALVNSMPHWLTHGFELAGGILPAVGFAMLLKVMLKPKYMPYLVLGFVMASMIPFSNVLPVALVGSVFAAIEYFRTRENMELKAQIKDLSARSQGGGMDDGI from the coding sequence ATGTCGGTTACTCTCACACAAGGTATTTTAATTGCGATTTGGGCAATGATTTCCGGCCTTGATGCTTGGCTGCAAGCCTTCTTCATTTTCCGGCCCATCATTGTCTGTACGATTACTGGTTTGATTTTAGGGGATTTACAATTAGGGGTCATTGCCGGCGGGCTGACCGAATTAGCCTTTGCTGGACTAACTCCAGCGGGTGGTACCCAGCCACCTAACACAGTTTTATGCGGAATTATGACCGTAGTAATTGCGGCCACGAATAACACTAATCCTACCACGGCGATTGGCTTATCCTTGCCATTTGCGATGCTCATGCAGTATATTTTGCTATTCTTCTATTCATCATTTTCCCTATTTATGTCTAAATTTGACCAATACGCAGCGGAAGGAAATGCCCGTGATTTCAAACGGCTTAATTTCATTCCGCTAACGATTGTCATCGTTTCGTTTGGCGTAGTGGCTTTCCTTAGCGCTTACGCTGCGCAAACTCCGATGCATGCTTTAGTTAATTCGATGCCGCATTGGCTGACCCACGGTTTTGAATTAGCTGGTGGGATCTTACCTGCGGTTGGTTTTGCAATGCTGCTTAAGGTAATGCTGAAACCTAAATACATGCCGTACTTAGTCTTGGGATTCGTAATGGCCAGCATGATTCCATTTTCAAACGTACTACCGGTAGCGTTGGTCGGGAGCGTTTTTGCCGCGATTGAATACTTCCGGACCCGGGAAAATATGGAATTAAAGGCCCAAATTAAGGACCTTTCTGCACGTTCGCAAGGAGGTGGCATGGACGATGGTATCTAA
- the agaD gene encoding PTS galactosamine transporter subunit IID: MVSKNKKSIFSNHEISMLGIRSNLVQASFSYERMHSPEWTWAQLPYWEKIYRDDPEGLKRVMTDNMEFINSSPPLYPILMGLLLTMEEEHVDSTTIKGLKNALFGPMAGIGDAIFWFTIMPIVGGISASIAKNGNVFGPILFFVVYLFLFWSRAPLAHLGYNLGTKAIDVIQENSTVISHVASILGLTVIGSLIASYVKMQLTIKIGAGNTVIDLQKQLLDKIFPNILPFAFVFLLFWLLRKNISPIWLIVVTFALSIIMAAIGWM, from the coding sequence ATGGTATCTAAGAATAAAAAATCCATTTTCAGCAATCATGAAATTTCAATGCTCGGTATTCGTTCTAACTTAGTACAGGCTTCGTTTTCTTACGAACGAATGCATTCACCAGAATGGACGTGGGCACAGCTGCCCTATTGGGAGAAAATTTATCGTGACGATCCCGAGGGGTTAAAGCGGGTAATGACTGACAACATGGAATTTATTAACAGCTCGCCACCGTTATACCCCATCCTCATGGGATTATTATTGACTATGGAAGAAGAACACGTTGATTCGACCACCATTAAAGGATTGAAGAACGCGTTGTTCGGGCCGATGGCTGGAATCGGGGATGCAATTTTCTGGTTCACCATTATGCCGATTGTGGGCGGGATTAGCGCCTCAATTGCTAAAAACGGAAACGTCTTTGGCCCCATCCTCTTCTTCGTGGTTTACCTCTTCCTCTTCTGGTCTCGGGCACCCTTGGCTCATCTTGGATACAACCTGGGAACCAAGGCTATTGACGTAATCCAAGAAAATTCGACGGTCATTTCGCACGTTGCTTCTATTCTGGGATTGACCGTAATTGGTTCCCTAATTGCGTCGTACGTAAAGATGCAGTTGACCATTAAAATTGGGGCCGGGAACACCGTTATTGACCTGCAAAAGCAACTTTTAGACAAGATTTTTCCTAACATTTTGCCATTTGCTTTCGTATTCTTACTGTTTTGGCTGTTGCGGAAGAACATTAGCCCGATTTGGCTGATCGTGGTGACCTTTGCCTTATCGATTATCATGGCAGCAATTGGTTGGATGTGA
- a CDS encoding PTS sugar transporter, whose amino-acid sequence MNEIKVIVSGHGKFASGIQAALSLLIKVPENWQFIDFTTGMSDQDLHQEFVQALGAAPFGETVFFTDLAGGTPYNVAATLAADAAQLQVVAGCNLASLMETMFQTFGNAHQLANALISTSHASIKRFDPNAPVSRNADVDDGI is encoded by the coding sequence ATGAACGAGATTAAAGTAATTGTTAGTGGCCACGGCAAATTTGCGTCTGGAATTCAAGCGGCCCTAAGTTTACTAATTAAGGTGCCAGAAAATTGGCAATTTATTGATTTTACGACCGGGATGAGCGACCAAGATTTACATCAAGAATTCGTCCAAGCCTTAGGTGCCGCACCTTTTGGAGAAACCGTGTTTTTTACTGATTTAGCCGGCGGAACGCCGTACAACGTGGCGGCTACATTGGCAGCAGACGCGGCGCAACTGCAAGTGGTTGCGGGATGTAATTTGGCTTCGTTGATGGAAACCATGTTCCAAACGTTTGGAAACGCGCATCAGTTAGCCAACGCCTTAATTAGCACCAGTCATGCAAGCATTAAAAGGTTTGATCCGAATGCTCCGGTTAGCCGAAATGCGGACGTGGACGACGGGATTTAG
- a CDS encoding DUF2075 domain-containing protein, translating to MANVNDPVVEKISFNKNGLRLLDERNEQLLLDYPTVYIIYAENKDSYSVYVGETNNIKQRTREHFQEMRYAKRSKMFVVGHEHFNKSLTLDIENKLMLYMTGSKAVKNLSNKRANPQYKYFPVEEMNAIFSKIWRQLHRENKQLFPVEKVIEENALFKASPFHKLTEEQMNAEITILDHVKQALNEEKENQLILVEGSAGSGKTVLLSSLFYLLSGQDEEFKGKSAYMLVNHDQQVKVYNNIAKKLGIQKKFDEKVMKPTKFINNFTDKADIALIDEAHLLWTQGKQSYQGKNQLNDITDRAKITIAVLDPHQMLRTQQYIEEQTLKKLENRAKKNGHLIKLRNQLRMNAAKDTVKWIKMLVYGNRITNLPRDDKDYELKIFKSPGEMYKAIKEKNRDQSKGLSRMLATFDWEFKEKQDKNHDLYQVTVEDFSLPWNLQTKSNNKDLSWAERPETINEVGSTYTIQGFDLNYSGVIIGPSVKYRDGKIVYDPNASANKNAVSNRTLSDGSKVKVYNQLLPNELNVLLTRGVNGLYIYAVDDELRKALLAAQNQEIQN from the coding sequence ATGGCTAACGTAAATGATCCAGTTGTAGAAAAAATTTCATTTAATAAAAACGGGTTACGATTGTTAGATGAAAGAAATGAACAGCTTTTATTAGACTACCCAACTGTTTACATTATTTATGCAGAAAACAAAGATAGCTATAGCGTTTATGTTGGAGAGACGAATAATATTAAGCAGCGAACAAGAGAACATTTTCAAGAGATGCGCTATGCTAAGAGATCCAAAATGTTTGTGGTTGGACATGAACATTTCAATAAATCATTAACACTGGATATAGAAAACAAGTTAATGCTCTACATGACTGGTAGTAAAGCCGTTAAAAATTTATCCAACAAGCGGGCTAACCCGCAGTATAAATATTTTCCTGTAGAAGAGATGAACGCTATTTTTTCAAAAATATGGCGTCAGTTACATAGAGAAAACAAGCAATTATTTCCGGTTGAGAAGGTAATTGAAGAAAATGCGCTATTTAAAGCTTCCCCTTTTCACAAGTTGACAGAAGAACAAATGAATGCTGAAATCACTATTCTGGATCATGTAAAGCAAGCGCTTAACGAAGAAAAAGAGAATCAGTTAATTCTGGTGGAGGGATCAGCAGGTTCAGGGAAGACAGTGTTACTAAGTTCATTATTTTACTTACTTAGTGGGCAAGATGAAGAATTTAAAGGAAAAAGTGCCTACATGCTAGTGAATCATGATCAGCAAGTGAAGGTCTATAACAATATCGCTAAAAAACTAGGTATCCAAAAGAAGTTTGATGAAAAAGTAATGAAGCCTACAAAGTTTATCAACAATTTTACAGATAAGGCGGATATTGCTTTAATTGACGAAGCGCATCTTTTGTGGACGCAAGGAAAACAATCTTATCAAGGGAAAAACCAACTTAACGATATTACGGATCGTGCTAAAATTACTATAGCAGTTTTAGATCCACATCAAATGCTTAGGACTCAACAATATATTGAAGAGCAAACGTTAAAAAAATTAGAGAACCGGGCTAAGAAGAATGGACATTTAATTAAATTAAGAAATCAATTGAGAATGAATGCAGCAAAAGATACTGTAAAATGGATTAAAATGCTAGTTTATGGAAATAGAATAACTAATTTACCAAGGGATGATAAAGATTACGAACTGAAAATTTTTAAGAGCCCAGGTGAAATGTATAAGGCAATCAAAGAAAAAAATCGAGACCAAAGTAAGGGACTTTCCCGAATGTTGGCTACGTTTGACTGGGAATTTAAAGAAAAGCAGGACAAAAATCACGATTTATATCAAGTAACGGTAGAGGATTTTAGCTTGCCGTGGAATCTACAAACTAAAAGCAATAATAAGGATTTATCCTGGGCTGAACGACCAGAAACAATTAATGAAGTAGGGTCTACCTACACAATCCAAGGGTTCGACTTGAATTACAGTGGTGTAATTATTGGTCCGTCAGTCAAATATCGTGATGGTAAAATCGTTTACGATCCTAATGCTAGTGCGAATAAAAATGCGGTATCAAATCGCACGTTAAGTGATGGAAGCAAAGTGAAGGTATATAATCAGCTATTACCTAACGAGCTAAATGTGTTGTTAACTAGGGGAGTTAACGGGCTTTATATTTATGCCGTTGATGATGAATTAAGAAAAGCATTGCTAGCAGCTCAAAATCAGGAAATACAAAATTAA
- a CDS encoding LacI family transcriptional regulator — protein MKNKVSIQDIANRAGVSKTTVSKVINNTGNISIATRNKIHAIMDELDYQPNRLASTLKTGHTKLIGILVPDIRNEFYSKIVKKCEGLLFKAGYTTIICNTERDYFQEENYLKVLKELMVEGIIIISATDSINADLASQNKNIVYIDRAPQSDNENIIKSDHYAGAQKATNEIITDSRDPYLILSKTNYSPTRERTHGFIDTLKKKTNIKNPEKHVFRLNVSSNQYLEENTLLEEFLIEHSSDPQPLGIFAINDYIAFMVVKAAAKLHIAVPQKLSVIGFDDASIANIATPTITTIHQNTTLLAEQAVDILLQNIGQSTPTEPQKIIAPIAMVYRESFLKN, from the coding sequence ATGAAAAATAAAGTGTCCATTCAAGACATTGCTAACCGAGCCGGGGTTTCTAAAACTACCGTTTCCAAGGTCATTAATAATACTGGTAATATTAGCATTGCTACCAGAAATAAAATTCATGCCATAATGGATGAGCTAGATTATCAGCCCAATCGGCTTGCTTCCACGTTAAAAACCGGACATACAAAATTAATCGGAATTTTAGTGCCTGATATAAGAAATGAATTCTATTCAAAAATAGTTAAAAAATGTGAAGGACTTTTATTTAAAGCGGGATACACAACCATTATTTGTAATACCGAGCGGGATTATTTCCAGGAAGAAAATTATCTAAAAGTTCTAAAAGAATTGATGGTAGAGGGAATAATTATCATTTCAGCTACTGACAGCATTAACGCTGATTTAGCCAGCCAAAATAAAAATATTGTCTACATCGATCGAGCTCCTCAATCTGATAACGAAAACATCATTAAATCTGATCACTATGCGGGAGCACAAAAAGCCACCAATGAAATCATCACAGATAGCCGAGATCCCTATTTGATTTTGTCAAAAACAAATTACTCACCAACTAGAGAGCGGACTCACGGTTTTATCGACACCCTTAAAAAGAAAACTAATATTAAAAATCCCGAAAAGCATGTTTTTAGGTTGAATGTGTCTTCAAATCAATATTTGGAAGAAAATACATTGTTGGAAGAATTCTTAATCGAACATTCTTCTGACCCACAACCCTTAGGAATCTTCGCAATTAATGATTACATTGCTTTTATGGTTGTTAAAGCAGCTGCTAAATTACACATTGCAGTCCCCCAAAAACTTAGCGTAATCGGTTTCGATGACGCTTCAATCGCCAATATTGCAACGCCAACCATAACAACTATCCACCAAAACACAACATTACTAGCTGAACAAGCTGTTGACATTCTATTACAAAACATAGGGCAAAGTACTCCCACAGAGCCGCAAAAAATCATTGCCCCGATTGCAATGGTTTATCGTGAATCTTTTTTAAAAAATTAA
- a CDS encoding transaldolase: MDLFDIDIYADGAVVDDMVEAKEQLNVKGFTTNPSLMKKAGITDYMKFARKVMNTVGDLPISFEVFSDDFKTMKMEALKLAKLGKNVFVKIPITNTKGESSVPLIKELSEQGVSINVTAILTIDQVKEVVPAFSENTTNIVSVFAGRVADTGVDPTNLMKESVQVVKESKGNTKLLWASCREVLNIKQAADLGVDIITVTTPVLKKLGMVGKDLKKLSLETVQGFNNDVKDLGFSII; this comes from the coding sequence ATGGACTTATTTGATATTGATATTTATGCAGATGGTGCAGTTGTAGACGATATGGTAGAAGCTAAAGAACAATTAAACGTTAAGGGATTTACCACCAATCCTAGTTTGATGAAAAAAGCTGGAATAACTGATTACATGAAGTTTGCCAGAAAAGTTATGAATACAGTTGGTGATCTTCCAATATCATTTGAAGTATTTTCTGACGATTTTAAAACCATGAAAATGGAAGCGCTTAAATTAGCGAAATTAGGAAAAAATGTTTTTGTGAAAATTCCGATTACCAATACCAAGGGTGAATCATCAGTTCCTCTAATTAAAGAGCTGTCAGAGCAGGGTGTTTCAATCAACGTTACCGCTATCTTAACAATAGATCAAGTTAAAGAAGTAGTTCCCGCATTTAGTGAAAATACTACAAACATTGTTTCCGTCTTCGCTGGGAGAGTCGCTGATACAGGCGTTGATCCAACAAATTTAATGAAAGAGTCTGTACAAGTGGTTAAAGAAAGCAAAGGAAACACTAAGCTATTGTGGGCTAGTTGTCGAGAAGTACTAAACATTAAACAAGCAGCTGATTTAGGAGTAGATATCATTACGGTAACAACTCCTGTATTAAAAAAATTAGGCATGGTAGGAAAAGACTTAAAGAAATTATCCTTAGAAACTGTTCAAGGTTTTAATAACGATGTAAAAGATTTGGGATTTTCAATTATTTAA
- a CDS encoding PTS system mannose/fructose/sorbose family transporter subunit IID: MILSAILVAILATISQWWFFAPITRCMTYPLTTGILVGIFMGHPMLGMLAGANIQLVYLGWINAGGVMPSNTMVAGIYGTALTILSSASPKLAVTFAIPFSLLGLLMVQIYQTLNSFWVHRADKALAEGNVNQIRFLNFVPSFIVSLLVYGLPAFCLVLFGKGWATALINAIPESLTTALEVVGGLMPALGIAMLLSYLGKKSLNAYFFIGFFLAVYLKLDTTAVAIFSAAIAFLIFVSQTAKKKEDSPKQKKVKRLTLNNRKGATEAVQPATNSTDSASVITTDDYKVQLNKRDLIKTWLWQQSDEAAYNYERLQALGLTNMMLYPIRKLYSDPQKQAEELKKYMVFFNTEPHMVGPIIHGVALSMEEARANGQNVSAEDINGVRTGLMGPAAGIGDTVQQGIIFPILASIGATMALDHNFIGPVFFTVVFEAIIYTIGYLMFMFGYKKGKSSVITILKNGIIDKVTNAFSIVGLMVVGTMAATRITVDTPLVWSIGKSTMKLQEILNTLAPGLIPLAITLIVWRLVAKKVNPTWIILGIFIIGIALSYLNLLGVVK; the protein is encoded by the coding sequence ATGATCTTGTCCGCTATTTTAGTTGCAATTCTTGCGACAATTTCGCAATGGTGGTTTTTTGCACCCATTACGCGATGCATGACGTATCCGCTAACTACTGGTATTTTAGTTGGAATATTTATGGGCCACCCTATGTTAGGGATGCTGGCAGGAGCAAATATTCAATTAGTATATCTAGGATGGATTAACGCCGGGGGTGTGATGCCTAGTAACACTATGGTAGCTGGTATATATGGGACGGCGCTAACAATTTTATCTAGTGCTAGCCCAAAGTTGGCAGTTACGTTTGCAATTCCGTTTAGCTTACTAGGGTTACTAATGGTCCAAATTTATCAAACGCTAAACTCATTTTGGGTACATAGAGCGGATAAAGCACTAGCCGAAGGTAACGTAAATCAAATTCGATTTTTGAATTTTGTTCCGTCATTTATTGTGTCGTTATTGGTATATGGATTGCCAGCATTTTGCTTGGTATTGTTTGGTAAAGGCTGGGCGACAGCACTAATCAATGCAATTCCTGAAAGCTTAACCACAGCTTTAGAAGTTGTTGGTGGTCTAATGCCGGCGCTTGGAATCGCAATGCTATTAAGCTATTTAGGAAAGAAGAGTTTAAACGCATATTTCTTCATTGGATTTTTCCTAGCAGTTTATCTAAAACTTGATACAACGGCAGTAGCAATCTTTTCAGCAGCAATTGCCTTTTTGATTTTTGTTAGTCAAACAGCGAAAAAGAAGGAAGATAGCCCTAAACAAAAGAAGGTAAAACGCTTGACGTTGAATAATCGAAAAGGAGCTACTGAAGCAGTTCAACCGGCTACTAATTCCACGGATAGCGCAAGTGTGATTACTACTGACGATTACAAAGTTCAATTGAATAAACGGGATTTGATCAAGACGTGGTTATGGCAACAGTCAGATGAAGCTGCTTATAATTATGAACGTTTGCAAGCTTTAGGACTTACTAACATGATGTTGTATCCGATTCGGAAACTTTACAGTGATCCTCAAAAGCAAGCAGAAGAATTGAAAAAGTACATGGTGTTTTTTAATACAGAACCACACATGGTTGGCCCAATTATTCACGGAGTGGCTTTATCAATGGAAGAAGCTCGAGCAAATGGACAAAACGTTAGCGCAGAGGATATCAACGGTGTTAGAACTGGACTAATGGGGCCAGCAGCAGGGATTGGTGATACAGTCCAACAAGGAATTATTTTTCCGATTTTAGCTAGTATTGGTGCAACAATGGCTTTGGATCATAACTTTATTGGCCCGGTCTTCTTTACGGTAGTTTTTGAAGCAATTATTTACACGATTGGTTACCTGATGTTTATGTTTGGCTATAAGAAAGGGAAGAGCTCTGTAATTACCATTTTGAAGAATGGAATCATCGATAAGGTTACAAATGCTTTCAGTATTGTAGGTTTAATGGTAGTAGGGACTATGGCAGCAACCCGGATAACGGTGGATACTCCGTTAGTTTGGTCAATCGGAAAAAGCACGATGAAGTTACAAGAGATTTTGAATACGCTGGCTCCGGGATTAATACCGTTAGCAATTACTTTAATCGTTTGGCGATTGGTTGCCAAAAAAGTTAACCCAACGTGGATAATTCTTGGAATTTTTATAATTGGTATTGCTCTTTCATACCTAAATCTTTTAGGAGTAGTTAAGTGA
- a CDS encoding PTS sugar transporter subunit IIA: MVKIFLISHGPFSKGLLESIEMIAGPQEGITSLSLERGENPEEFRNRLQESLSENYDATNGVLVLCDLKGGTPYNSAAYLSQKFKMKLITGMNVPMVITLVTTRTVETSLDELATLATSSESTNIENVNLNFKQGGRKHGKLSLNKN; encoded by the coding sequence ATGGTAAAAATATTTTTAATTAGTCATGGACCATTTAGTAAAGGACTTTTAGAAAGCATTGAAATGATTGCTGGACCTCAAGAAGGCATTACCTCTCTATCTTTAGAGCGTGGAGAGAATCCTGAGGAGTTTCGGAATCGGTTACAAGAAAGCTTATCTGAAAATTACGATGCAACTAATGGAGTTTTAGTGCTCTGCGATTTAAAGGGTGGAACGCCATACAATTCAGCAGCATATTTAAGTCAAAAATTTAAAATGAAGTTGATTACCGGAATGAACGTACCAATGGTGATTACCTTAGTCACGACGAGAACTGTCGAAACATCATTAGATGAGTTGGCGACGTTAGCTACAAGCTCAGAGTCGACAAATATTGAAAATGTAAATTTGAATTTTAAACAAGGAGGAAGAAAACATGGAAAACTTAGTCTTAACAAGAATTGA
- a CDS encoding PTS sugar transporter subunit IIB, with translation MENLVLTRIDDRLIHGQVMTAWIKNKGADQVVIVDDGVAKDDFMINVLENAVPDNIAIGIFSKEDAVTFFSEPLEAPTIILAKTPQTLEYMVDNGINIDEIDLGGMGAKEGRERLYHTISTNAEENESFKRLIEKGVDAFIQIMPQNEKVNLKDILNK, from the coding sequence ATGGAAAACTTAGTCTTAACAAGAATTGATGATCGGTTAATTCATGGGCAAGTAATGACTGCATGGATTAAGAACAAAGGTGCGGATCAAGTAGTAATTGTTGATGATGGAGTAGCCAAGGATGACTTTATGATTAATGTTTTAGAAAATGCGGTACCTGATAATATTGCAATTGGAATCTTTTCTAAAGAAGACGCGGTAACTTTTTTCTCAGAACCATTAGAAGCACCCACCATTATTTTGGCTAAAACTCCCCAAACGCTAGAATATATGGTTGATAATGGCATTAACATTGATGAAATTGATTTAGGTGGTATGGGAGCCAAGGAGGGGCGTGAACGACTTTATCATACTATTTCAACTAATGCAGAAGAAAATGAATCCTTTAAGCGTTTAATTGAAAAAGGCGTAGACGCATTTATCCAAATTATGCCACAAAATGAAAAAGTGAACCTAAAAGATATTCTAAACAAATAA
- a CDS encoding PRD domain-containing protein, producing the protein MDKKETQIIYSLAKSDAYVTSSQLASLLHVSNRSIIRMIKRINSNTGGELVRSKKGRGYKLNYEAFLRNAHILKNFKAYSPIERRKEVLLKLLFKSPEKIGINTLFENFYISESVISTDIAILKQQLNKKGVLLINRDRTLRVQGNESTIRKLIIRLVNKWEVDDYSSIGTEIPNLAKRDRDFVVGQMDYIEHKLQSPISFPYNVNLFYHLCILIKRYKSKNIKFEFGEPISTVEKEMLENNQKLSAVAGHIVDTLEDYISVKMPPIEKYYIFQYLNSARLISESKDKELKFINLTRLLLKNISEILKITIQGDGIEEDLSLHVEPMFKRIINGIEIKNPILEDIKLEYPNIFQATEMVMKKIFREYYSGNVSDDEIGFVAIYIAKFIEQHGHNMKALIMCSSGIGTSELLKVKIEKELPNLVIEDVISFRMYEKNKEKWNRKVDLILTTIATNEKIIDKPIVLVNAMFTKTDKIRVEKLIERLSQKNGKDNFKPSD; encoded by the coding sequence GTGGATAAAAAAGAAACACAAATAATTTATTCGCTAGCTAAAAGTGACGCATATGTGACATCAAGCCAACTTGCTTCGTTACTTCATGTATCAAATCGATCGATAATTAGAATGATTAAAAGAATAAATTCAAATACGGGAGGGGAATTAGTACGTTCTAAGAAGGGACGCGGATACAAACTTAATTACGAAGCATTTTTAAGAAATGCGCATATATTGAAAAATTTTAAAGCGTATTCTCCTATAGAACGAAGAAAAGAAGTTTTATTAAAACTGCTGTTTAAATCGCCGGAAAAAATTGGAATTAACACATTATTTGAAAACTTTTATATTAGTGAATCTGTTATTAGTACTGATATAGCGATATTAAAGCAACAGCTAAATAAAAAAGGAGTACTGTTGATTAACAGAGACCGAACGCTAAGGGTACAGGGAAACGAATCGACAATCCGAAAATTAATAATTCGACTAGTTAATAAATGGGAGGTGGATGATTATAGTTCAATTGGGACAGAAATACCAAATTTAGCTAAACGAGATCGGGATTTCGTTGTTGGACAAATGGATTATATCGAACATAAACTGCAGTCTCCGATTTCTTTCCCGTATAACGTGAATCTTTTCTATCATTTATGTATTTTAATCAAACGATATAAAAGTAAAAATATAAAGTTTGAATTTGGAGAACCAATTAGCACCGTAGAAAAAGAAATGCTAGAAAACAACCAAAAGTTATCGGCAGTAGCTGGGCACATTGTTGATACTTTGGAAGATTATATTAGTGTAAAAATGCCTCCGATTGAAAAATATTACATTTTTCAATATTTGAATTCTGCAAGGTTAATCTCCGAATCTAAAGATAAAGAATTAAAGTTCATTAATTTAACTAGGCTACTTCTTAAAAACATTTCTGAAATTTTAAAGATAACCATTCAAGGAGATGGCATTGAGGAAGATTTATCGCTTCATGTAGAGCCAATGTTTAAGCGAATTATAAATGGTATAGAAATTAAAAATCCTATTTTAGAAGATATTAAATTGGAATATCCAAATATTTTTCAAGCTACCGAGATGGTAATGAAAAAAATATTCCGAGAATACTATAGTGGCAACGTTTCTGATGATGAAATTGGTTTTGTTGCTATATACATTGCAAAATTTATTGAGCAACACGGACATAATATGAAGGCGTTAATAATGTGTTCCAGTGGTATAGGCACTTCTGAGCTGTTGAAAGTAAAAATAGAAAAAGAGCTTCCTAATTTGGTTATTGAAGATGTGATTTCTTTTAGAATGTATGAGAAAAATAAAGAAAAGTGGAATCGTAAAGTGGATTTAATTTTAACTACGATTGCAACCAACGAAAAGATTATTGATAAACCAATCGTGTTAGTGAATGCAATGTTTACGAAAACGGACAAAATAAGAGTTGAAAAGTTGATTGAAAGGTTAAGCCAGAAAAATGGAAAAGACAATTTTAAACCAAGTGATTGA
- a CDS encoding PTS sugar transporter subunit IIA, which translates to MEKTILNQVIDEKLIEMNLKSNTKEGVIRELSKRLYEQGNINDLEAFVEDVLLREKEGITGLGQGVAIPHGKSKSVINTTIAIGKSEHDIPWETLDETPIRVVILFAVRDIDASTVHIKLLQNVARFLSDDDFINDLHNAETKDDLLKLLKNSKEGDG; encoded by the coding sequence ATGGAAAAGACAATTTTAAACCAAGTGATTGATGAAAAATTAATTGAAATGAATTTGAAATCAAATACGAAAGAGGGGGTAATAAGAGAATTATCAAAAAGATTATATGAACAGGGAAATATAAATGATTTAGAAGCATTTGTAGAAGACGTTTTATTACGTGAAAAGGAAGGAATTACTGGACTTGGACAAGGAGTTGCTATTCCCCATGGTAAGTCGAAGTCAGTTATTAATACCACGATTGCGATTGGTAAAAGTGAACATGATATCCCATGGGAAACGTTAGATGAAACGCCTATCCGAGTGGTGATCCTGTTCGCAGTTCGGGATATTGATGCAAGCACTGTTCATATTAAATTGCTCCAAAATGTCGCCAGATTCTTATCAGACGATGATTTTATTAATGATTTACACAACGCAGAAACTAAAGACGATCTTTTGAAATTACTAAAAAATTCAAAGGAAGGGGATGGATAG
- a CDS encoding PTS fructose transporter subunit IIB, translated as MKIVGVAACTSGIAHTYIAREKIVKAAQKLGYEIHMETQGTIGTEDELTATDIKEADFVLLAVDIKVNGKERFTGKKVVEVPTNTAIKAPTKLLKTIVEKLGLNGG; from the coding sequence ATGAAAATTGTTGGTGTAGCAGCATGTACGTCGGGAATTGCCCACACTTACATTGCTAGAGAAAAAATAGTAAAGGCAGCTCAAAAATTAGGATATGAGATTCACATGGAAACTCAAGGAACAATCGGTACGGAAGATGAGTTAACAGCTACAGATATTAAGGAGGCAGACTTTGTTTTACTAGCCGTGGATATTAAGGTTAACGGAAAAGAACGGTTTACTGGTAAAAAAGTTGTTGAAGTACCTACAAATACAGCAATAAAAGCACCTACCAAATTATTGAAAACAATTGTTGAGAAGTTAGGCCTTAATGGGGGATAG